The following proteins are co-located in the Ketogulonicigenium robustum genome:
- a CDS encoding head-tail connector protein, whose product MMLVEETTVADAALPVAALGDFLRLGTGFDTDNMQEGLLRAFLRAALAAVEGRIGKILIARTFREDLAPPAALSALPLREVIAVTANGAPVDWQVQQGLRPRVTLRGWQTDQQLSVRYIAGMAADWETLPADIQQAVLMLAAHYYEYREDPDLDGACMPFGVSALTERYRTVRLGFGGAQ is encoded by the coding sequence ATGATGCTGGTTGAGGAAACGACGGTGGCAGATGCCGCCCTGCCGGTAGCGGCGCTGGGCGACTTTCTGCGCCTGGGTACGGGTTTTGACACCGATAACATGCAAGAGGGCCTGCTGCGTGCCTTCCTGCGCGCGGCCCTGGCCGCAGTCGAAGGGCGCATCGGCAAAATCCTGATCGCCCGCACCTTCCGCGAGGATCTGGCCCCGCCTGCCGCGCTGTCGGCCCTGCCGCTGCGCGAGGTCATCGCGGTCACCGCCAATGGCGCACCCGTCGATTGGCAGGTGCAGCAGGGCCTGCGCCCGCGCGTCACACTGCGCGGCTGGCAGACGGACCAGCAGCTGAGCGTGCGCTATATCGCAGGCATGGCCGCCGATTGGGAAACCTTGCCCGCCGACATCCAACAAGCCGTGCTGATGCTGGCCGCGCATTACTACGAATACCGCGAAGACCCCGACCTCGACGGCGCGTGCATGCCCTTCGGCGTCTCGGCCCTGACCGAGCGCTACCGTACGGTGCGCCTTGGCTTTGGGGGCGCACAATGA
- a CDS encoding head-tail adaptor protein produces the protein MTRLRLNRALILQRPERDSDGAGGYTEGWQTLGTLWAAITPATGREAAAFGAALARVPVRITLRAASIGDPRRPVAGHRFREGARSYLILAVQDSPQRRLTCIAEEELVR, from the coding sequence ATGACCCGCTTGCGCCTGAACCGCGCCCTCATCCTGCAACGCCCCGAGCGCGACAGCGACGGGGCAGGCGGCTACACCGAAGGGTGGCAGACGCTGGGCACCTTGTGGGCCGCGATCACCCCCGCAACAGGGCGCGAGGCTGCCGCCTTCGGTGCCGCCTTGGCCCGCGTGCCCGTGCGCATCACCCTGCGCGCCGCCTCCATAGGCGACCCGCGCCGCCCGGTCGCAGGCCACCGCTTCCGCGAAGGGGCGCGCAGCTACCTGATCTTGGCGGTGCAAGACAGCCCCCAGCGCCGCCTGACCTGCATCGCCGAAGAGGAACTGGTCCGATGA
- a CDS encoding DUF3168 domain-containing protein yields the protein MSYTLSLALQQALFTRLTTTDGLSLPVHDALPSGTVPPLYIAIGPEDVESLATPDGPITLHQVKISVIATGGGFGTAKGIAAQIITALTAPLELPAGHASAPLFQAATAKSTTGADRRIDLTFRIRLEP from the coding sequence ATGAGCTATACCCTCAGCCTTGCGCTGCAACAGGCCCTTTTCACCCGCCTGACCACCACCGACGGCCTGTCGCTGCCCGTGCACGACGCGCTGCCCAGCGGCACCGTGCCCCCCCTTTACATCGCCATCGGCCCCGAGGACGTCGAAAGCCTCGCCACCCCCGATGGGCCGATCACCCTGCATCAGGTCAAAATCAGCGTCATCGCCACCGGCGGCGGCTTCGGCACCGCCAAGGGCATCGCCGCGCAAATCATCACCGCCCTGACCGCGCCGTTGGAATTGCCCGCAGGCCACGCCAGCGCCCCGCTGTTTCAAGCCGCCACCGCCAAATCCACCACCGGTGCCGACCGCCGCATCGACCTGACCTTCCGCATCCGCCTCGAACCTTGA
- a CDS encoding phage major tail protein, TP901-1 family, whose product MTAQNGKDLLIKIDMTGDGLFETVAGLRASRISFNAETVDVTSLESQGGWRELLAGAGVRSAAVSGSGVFRDADTDERMRALFFAGDVPTFRIIIPHFGAISGRFQITALEYAGSYNGEATYEVSLASAGSLSFEAEV is encoded by the coding sequence ATGACCGCACAAAACGGCAAGGATCTGTTGATCAAAATCGACATGACGGGCGATGGCCTGTTTGAAACCGTGGCCGGCCTGCGCGCCTCGCGCATCAGCTTCAACGCCGAAACGGTCGATGTCACCAGCCTCGAAAGCCAAGGCGGCTGGCGCGAGCTGCTGGCTGGCGCGGGCGTCCGCTCGGCTGCCGTCTCGGGCTCGGGCGTGTTCCGCGACGCTGACACCGACGAACGCATGCGCGCGCTGTTCTTCGCGGGCGATGTGCCGACCTTCCGCATCATTATCCCGCACTTCGGTGCCATCAGCGGCCGCTTCCAGATCACCGCGCTGGAATACGCGGGCAGCTACAACGGCGAGGCCACCTACGAAGTCTCGCTCGCCTCGGCAGGGTCCCTCAGCTTCGAGGCCGAAGTATGA
- a CDS encoding gene transfer agent family protein, whose protein sequence is MNPANPHAGEVIIPIDGVPHVGRLTLGALAMLEAELNTGTLTDLVARFEGGAVKSADVMALVVAGLRGGGWTGTAATLLAADIAGGPLGAARIAGQLLARAFSTSDGAQ, encoded by the coding sequence ATGAACCCCGCAAACCCCCACGCGGGCGAGGTGATCATCCCCATCGACGGCGTGCCCCATGTGGGCCGCCTGACGCTGGGCGCGCTGGCCATGCTGGAAGCCGAGCTGAACACAGGCACCCTGACCGACCTTGTCGCGCGGTTCGAAGGCGGGGCCGTCAAATCCGCCGATGTCATGGCGCTGGTCGTCGCAGGCCTGCGCGGCGGCGGCTGGACGGGCACCGCCGCAACCTTGCTGGCCGCCGACATCGCGGGCGGCCCGCTAGGCGCGGCGCGTATCGCAGGCCAACTGCTGGCGCGCGCGTTTTCCACATCCGACGGGGCACAGTGA
- a CDS encoding rcc01693 family protein — MDWPGLLRLGLQRLHLRPAEFWALTPIELMLMLGLAGAAAPMARARLAELARAYPDTRPPHEAPDE, encoded by the coding sequence ATGGACTGGCCGGGCCTTCTGCGGCTGGGCTTGCAGCGCCTGCACCTGCGCCCGGCCGAATTCTGGGCGCTGACCCCGATCGAACTGATGCTGATGCTCGGCCTTGCGGGCGCAGCCGCACCCATGGCGCGCGCCCGCCTGGCCGAACTCGCCCGCGCCTATCCCGACACCCGCCCCCCACACGAGGCCCCCGATGAGTGA
- a CDS encoding phage tail tape measure protein, with protein sequence MSDLTPTTAELQQLHSMTQALNAGLRDMRGTMANTNREVAGLERGLSSGLRKAFDGLIFDGDRLGSVLGTISTSIQNAVYSAAVKPVTNHLTDYLINGLHGATPFANGGAFTQGRVMPFAKGGVVTAPTTFPMRGGTGLMGEAGPEAIMPLTRGADGRLGVATQGGAGVNLTMNIQTPDATAFQRSQSQIGAQISRLVARGQRNR encoded by the coding sequence ATGAGTGACCTGACACCCACCACCGCCGAGCTGCAGCAACTGCACAGCATGACCCAGGCCCTGAACGCGGGCCTGCGCGACATGCGCGGCACCATGGCAAACACCAACCGCGAGGTCGCAGGCCTAGAACGCGGCCTGTCCAGCGGGCTGCGCAAGGCGTTCGACGGGCTGATCTTCGATGGTGACCGGCTGGGCTCGGTGCTGGGCACCATCAGCACCAGCATCCAAAACGCCGTCTACAGCGCAGCGGTCAAACCCGTGACCAACCACCTGACCGATTACCTGATCAACGGCCTGCATGGCGCAACCCCCTTCGCCAACGGTGGCGCTTTCACTCAAGGGCGCGTCATGCCGTTCGCCAAAGGCGGCGTCGTCACCGCGCCCACAACCTTCCCCATGCGCGGCGGCACCGGCCTGATGGGCGAGGCTGGCCCCGAAGCCATCATGCCCCTGACACGCGGTGCCGACGGCCGCCTTGGCGTCGCCACACAGGGCGGGGCAGGCGTCAACCTGACGATGAACATCCAAACCCCCGACGCAACCGCGTTCCAGCGCTCGCAAAGCCAGATCGGCGCGCAGATCTCGCGCCTCGTCGCGCGCGGCCAACGCAACCGATAG
- a CDS encoding DUF2460 domain-containing protein yields MAFHDIRFPAAISFESLGGPVRRTEIVTLANGYEERNTAWAHSRRRYDAGVGLRSLDDVAALMAFFEARGGQLHAFRWKDWSDFKSCLPSETTGPTDQTLGYGDGTTTTWPLIKRYVSGDFAYARPITKPVAHTVTVAVAAQPLDAGHDYTLNPDTGTITFTAAPAIGAEITAGYEFDVPVRFESDAIQMSVSSFRAGQIPSVPLIEVRL; encoded by the coding sequence ATGGCCTTCCACGACATCCGCTTCCCCGCCGCCATCAGCTTTGAATCGCTGGGCGGCCCCGTGCGCCGCACCGAAATCGTCACGCTCGCGAATGGGTACGAGGAACGCAACACCGCCTGGGCCCACTCGCGCCGCCGCTATGACGCGGGCGTCGGGCTGCGCTCGCTCGACGACGTCGCCGCCCTGATGGCCTTCTTCGAGGCGCGCGGCGGCCAACTGCACGCCTTCCGCTGGAAAGACTGGTCGGATTTCAAATCCTGCCTTCCCTCCGAAACAACCGGCCCGACCGATCAAACCCTTGGCTACGGCGATGGCACCACAACCACGTGGCCGCTGATCAAACGCTATGTCTCAGGCGATTTCGCATACGCGCGGCCCATCACCAAACCCGTGGCCCATACCGTCACGGTCGCGGTGGCCGCCCAACCGCTGGACGCAGGGCACGACTACACCCTGAACCCCGATACCGGCACCATCACCTTCACCGCCGCCCCCGCCATCGGGGCCGAAATCACCGCAGGCTACGAATTCGACGTGCCCGTCCGATTTGAGAGCGACGCGATCCAAATGTCGGTCTCGTCCTTCCGCGCGGGCCAAATCCCCTCCGTCCCGCTGATCGAGGTGCGCCTATGA
- a CDS encoding DUF2163 domain-containing protein has product MTDLSTTRCTAWAITRADGTTLGFTDHDADLTFAGLTFRAASGMTASTLAQGSGLSVDNAEGFGTLTADAMREADIRAGHFDGADVKIWQVNWQAPAVRQQIFHGTLGEITLEGGAWRAELRGAAEALSRPLGRSYQRGCAAVLGDAACGFDLSTPGFTADTTLRSATETRLTLPAIDAAPRWFERGQVQILSGAAAGLTATIKTDEAAGDTRILTLWSPLAITPEPDAQIRLLPGCDKRMATCRAKFGNLPNYRGFPHIPGEDWLRAIPKSGASGESLFQ; this is encoded by the coding sequence ATGACTGACCTGTCCACCACCCGCTGCACCGCGTGGGCCATCACCCGCGCCGATGGAACCACGCTGGGCTTCACCGACCACGACGCCGACCTGACCTTCGCGGGGCTCACCTTCCGCGCCGCCAGCGGCATGACGGCCAGCACGCTGGCGCAGGGCAGCGGCCTCTCGGTCGATAACGCCGAAGGCTTCGGCACCCTGACCGCCGACGCCATGCGCGAGGCCGACATTCGCGCAGGCCATTTCGACGGGGCCGACGTGAAAATCTGGCAGGTCAACTGGCAGGCCCCCGCCGTCCGCCAGCAAATCTTCCACGGCACCTTGGGCGAAATCACGCTGGAAGGCGGCGCATGGCGTGCTGAACTGCGCGGCGCGGCCGAGGCTCTCTCGCGGCCGCTCGGCCGCAGCTATCAACGCGGCTGCGCGGCGGTGCTGGGCGATGCGGCCTGCGGGTTTGACCTCTCAACCCCCGGCTTCACCGCCGATACAACCCTGCGCAGCGCCACCGAAACGCGCCTCACCCTCCCCGCGATCGACGCCGCCCCGCGCTGGTTCGAACGGGGGCAGGTGCAAATCCTCTCGGGCGCCGCCGCAGGGCTGACGGCCACCATCAAAACCGACGAGGCCGCAGGCGACACCCGCATCCTCACCCTCTGGTCGCCGCTGGCCATCACCCCCGAGCCGGACGCCCAAATCCGCCTGCTGCCGGGGTGCGACAAACGCATGGCCACCTGCCGCGCTAAATTCGGCAACCTGCCAAACTACCGCGGCTTCCCCCACATCCCCGGCGAGGATTGGCTGCGTGCCATCCCCAAATCCGGCGCATCCGGTGAAAGCCTGTTCCAATGA
- a CDS encoding baseplate multidomain protein megatron, with the protein MATLVLSAVGAAAGSTIGGGALGLSSMVIGRAVGAVAGRMIDQRLLGGSADPVETGRVDRLRITGASEGAAMARIYGRMRVAGQVIWATNFMETSQTTRAGKGQPGTTAYSYTISLAIALCEGPINGIGRIWADGTEIAPSSMTLRLYHGDATQQPDPRISAVEGPDNAPAYRGTAYVLIEDLDLAPFGNRVPQFNFEVIRNDTTRDDSWAGVVQSVALIPGTGEYALATEPVALHYSYAHQETVNENSPSGKSDLMTSLDQMNTELPRVKSVSLVVSWFGDDLRAGHCTVQPKVEQTPFDAPTQPWRAGGITRAQAATVPRLNDAPVYGGTPGDTSVIQSIRAIRARGQEVMFYPFILMDQQADNTLPNPWTGTEGQPAMPWRGRITTALAPGLPNSPHGTAAADAQVAAFFGTAAPSDFRWDGTRLHYTGPAEWSLRRFILHYAHLCTAAGGVDSFCIGSEMVALTQIRGATGFPAVDALCQLATDVRAILGPDTKISYAADWSEYHGTQPAGTSDKYFHLDPLWAHEAIDFIGIDNYMPLSDWRDGTAHADAAAGAIYNLDYLRSNVAGGEMYDWFYASDESRDAQIRTPITDGYGQEWMWRMKDILGWWSNAHFNRVDGDVGAASPWQPRSKPIRFTEIGCAAIDKGTNQPNKFLDPKSSESALPYYSNGLRDDFIQLQYLRALTQHYADPANNPPSDLYDGPMIEMDYAHVWAWDARPFPWFPARQNLWSDGTNYDRGHWLNGRAGGRALQSLVGEICTGAQMGPVDTSALWGTVHGYALDQVTTGRAALQPLMLSHGFDAVSKDGTFTFQTRHGRPVLTVSPDELVQTDPDTAALILTRQPEAEMAGQVRVSFIAAEGDFATGAADAVLPDARADTVAQSELPLLMTRADAKAAAERWLAESRLARETATLALPPSRGWLQVGDVLRVADMDLRIDQMERGHHLAVTATRVSDTLYQRHDVLADIEQPAAYAPPMPVAATFLDLPSEDGVAAHIALTSATWPGEVVVQSAAAGATPATVARVGSPSVVGETLTPLPAARAGVLDRGPALRVKLISGDLGGASLAALLDGANLAALGDGESDVWEVFQFAGAELVGPQEYALTLRLRGQGGTDGIMPPVWPVGTRFILLDQHVASLPAPPRGVARDWLWGPAQRPTTDRTWRSATRAFAGIALRPYAPCHLRSTRSGGDVTLGWQRRTRSGGDSWDGLDVPLAEDAEAYRLRLLQGGSVLRDVVVGSPAFTYTAAMRTADAASGPITVEVAQLSQAYGAGPALVVDLAL; encoded by the coding sequence ATGGCAACTCTCGTTCTTTCGGCCGTCGGGGCCGCCGCAGGCAGCACAATCGGCGGCGGCGCGCTGGGCCTGTCGTCCATGGTCATCGGTCGCGCCGTCGGTGCCGTCGCAGGCCGCATGATCGATCAACGCCTGCTGGGCGGCAGCGCCGATCCCGTCGAAACCGGCCGCGTCGACCGCCTGCGCATTACCGGCGCATCCGAAGGCGCGGCCATGGCCCGCATCTACGGCCGCATGCGCGTCGCGGGGCAGGTGATCTGGGCCACCAATTTCATGGAAACCAGCCAAACCACCCGCGCAGGCAAAGGCCAACCGGGCACCACTGCCTACAGCTACACCATCAGCCTCGCCATCGCGCTGTGCGAAGGCCCGATCAACGGCATCGGCCGCATCTGGGCCGACGGGACCGAGATCGCCCCCTCCAGCATGACCCTGCGCCTCTACCACGGCGACGCGACCCAACAGCCCGACCCCCGCATCAGCGCGGTTGAGGGGCCAGACAACGCGCCCGCCTATCGTGGCACCGCCTATGTGTTGATCGAGGACCTCGACCTCGCCCCCTTCGGCAACCGCGTCCCCCAATTCAACTTCGAGGTGATCCGCAACGACACCACCCGCGACGATAGCTGGGCCGGCGTCGTCCAATCCGTCGCGCTTATCCCCGGCACGGGCGAATACGCGCTGGCCACCGAACCGGTCGCGCTGCACTATTCCTATGCACATCAGGAAACCGTCAACGAAAACAGCCCCAGCGGCAAAAGCGACCTGATGACGTCGCTCGACCAAATGAACACCGAACTGCCGCGCGTCAAATCCGTCTCGCTGGTGGTGTCGTGGTTCGGCGACGACCTGCGGGCAGGGCACTGCACCGTGCAGCCCAAAGTCGAACAAACCCCCTTTGACGCCCCGACCCAGCCGTGGCGGGCAGGCGGCATCACACGCGCGCAGGCCGCCACGGTGCCGCGCCTGAACGACGCGCCGGTCTATGGCGGCACGCCGGGTGATACATCGGTGATCCAATCCATCCGCGCCATCCGCGCCCGCGGGCAAGAGGTGATGTTCTACCCCTTCATCCTGATGGACCAACAGGCCGACAACACCCTGCCGAACCCGTGGACGGGGACGGAAGGCCAGCCCGCCATGCCGTGGCGCGGGCGCATTACCACAGCGCTCGCCCCCGGCCTGCCCAACAGCCCCCACGGCACCGCCGCCGCCGATGCGCAGGTCGCAGCCTTTTTCGGAACCGCCGCCCCCAGCGACTTCCGCTGGGATGGCACGCGCCTGCACTATACCGGCCCCGCCGAATGGTCGCTGCGCCGCTTCATCCTGCACTACGCCCACCTGTGCACCGCTGCGGGCGGCGTCGATAGCTTCTGCATCGGATCGGAAATGGTCGCGCTGACCCAAATCCGCGGCGCCACCGGCTTTCCGGCGGTCGATGCCCTGTGCCAACTGGCCACCGACGTCCGCGCCATCCTCGGCCCCGACACCAAAATCAGCTATGCCGCGGATTGGAGCGAGTACCACGGCACCCAACCCGCAGGCACCAGCGACAAATACTTCCACCTCGACCCCCTCTGGGCGCACGAGGCGATCGACTTCATCGGCATCGACAACTACATGCCGCTGTCTGACTGGCGCGACGGCACGGCCCATGCCGACGCCGCCGCAGGCGCGATCTACAACCTCGACTACCTGCGCAGCAACGTCGCCGGCGGCGAGATGTACGACTGGTTCTATGCCAGTGATGAATCGCGCGATGCACAAATTCGCACGCCTATAACAGATGGTTACGGGCAGGAATGGATGTGGCGCATGAAGGATATCCTCGGCTGGTGGTCAAACGCCCACTTCAACCGCGTTGACGGCGATGTCGGCGCGGCCAGCCCGTGGCAGCCAAGATCAAAACCCATCCGCTTCACCGAAATCGGCTGCGCGGCTATCGACAAAGGCACCAACCAACCCAACAAATTCCTCGATCCGAAATCATCGGAATCCGCGCTGCCTTACTATTCCAACGGCCTGCGGGATGACTTCATCCAGCTGCAATACCTGCGCGCGCTGACCCAACACTATGCTGACCCCGCCAACAACCCACCATCCGACCTTTATGACGGTCCGATGATCGAGATGGACTACGCCCACGTCTGGGCCTGGGACGCGCGCCCGTTCCCGTGGTTCCCCGCACGCCAAAACCTGTGGTCTGACGGCACAAATTACGACCGTGGCCACTGGCTGAACGGCCGTGCGGGCGGGCGCGCGTTGCAGTCGCTGGTGGGCGAAATCTGCACAGGCGCGCAAATGGGCCCCGTCGACACCAGCGCCCTGTGGGGAACAGTCCACGGCTACGCGCTGGATCAGGTCACTACGGGCCGCGCCGCGCTGCAACCGCTCATGCTCTCGCACGGGTTCGATGCAGTGTCGAAAGACGGCACCTTCACCTTCCAAACCCGCCACGGCCGCCCCGTGCTGACCGTGTCGCCAGATGAGCTGGTGCAGACCGATCCCGACACTGCGGCCTTGATCCTGACCCGCCAACCCGAGGCCGAAATGGCGGGCCAAGTCCGCGTGTCCTTCATCGCCGCCGAGGGTGACTTCGCCACCGGCGCCGCCGACGCCGTCTTGCCCGACGCCCGCGCCGATACCGTGGCGCAAAGCGAGCTGCCCCTGCTGATGACCCGCGCCGACGCCAAAGCCGCGGCCGAGCGCTGGCTAGCGGAATCGCGCCTTGCCCGCGAAACGGCAACCCTCGCGCTGCCCCCGTCACGCGGCTGGCTGCAGGTCGGCGACGTGCTGCGCGTGGCCGATATGGATCTGCGCATCGACCAAATGGAACGCGGCCACCATCTGGCCGTCACCGCCACCCGCGTTTCGGACACGCTTTATCAGCGGCACGACGTGCTGGCCGACATCGAACAACCCGCCGCCTACGCGCCGCCCATGCCCGTCGCAGCGACATTCCTCGACCTGCCATCCGAGGACGGCGTGGCCGCCCATATCGCGCTGACATCCGCGACCTGGCCCGGCGAGGTCGTCGTCCAAAGCGCCGCCGCTGGCGCAACCCCCGCCACGGTCGCCCGCGTCGGCAGCCCCAGCGTCGTTGGCGAAACGCTGACCCCGCTGCCCGCCGCCCGTGCAGGGGTGCTCGACCGTGGCCCTGCGCTGCGCGTCAAACTCATCTCGGGCGACCTTGGCGGGGCCAGCCTTGCCGCGCTGCTGGATGGCGCGAACCTTGCCGCGCTGGGCGATGGCGAAAGCGATGTGTGGGAAGTGTTCCAGTTCGCCGGGGCCGAGCTGGTCGGCCCGCAGGAATACGCCCTGACTCTGCGCCTGCGCGGCCAAGGCGGCACCGATGGCATCATGCCCCCCGTCTGGCCGGTAGGCACGCGGTTCATCTTGCTGGATCAACACGTTGCATCGCTGCCCGCGCCCCCGCGCGGTGTCGCGCGCGACTGGCTGTGGGGCCCCGCACAGCGCCCGACGACCGACCGCACATGGCGCAGCGCAACACGCGCCTTTGCGGGCATCGCCTTGCGCCCCTATGCGCCGTGCCACCTGCGCAGCACGCGCAGCGGCGGTGATGTGACGCTGGGCTGGCAGCGCCGTACGCGCAGCGGCGGCGACAGTTGGGACGGCCTCGACGTGCCGCTGGCCGAGGATGCCGAAGCCTACCGCCTGCGTCTGTTGCAAGGCGGCAGCGTGCTGCGCGATGTGGTCGTGGGCAGCCCGGCCTTCACCTATACCGCCGCGATGCGGACCGCCGATGCCGCATCCGGCCCCATTACGGTCGAGGTTGCGCAACTGTCGCAGGCCTATGGTGCCGGCCCCGCGCTGGTCGTGGATCTGGCGCTGTGA
- the cysE gene encoding serine O-acetyltransferase: MAQPRPQIAQCDPLWQQLRAEAEKAVAGEPILGSIIHAGILYQQSFERALAYRISMKLGNAEISAQALREIADEAITADPSIAQAARADMQAVFDRDPACHSLLQPLLFFKGYLAIQSYRIAHWLWDQGRHELAYLIQLRMSEVFTVDIHPAARIGRGLMIDHGHSIVIGETAVVGDDVSMLHDVTLGGTGKHDGDRHPKIGNGVLIGAGARVLGNIHVGDYSRIAAGSMVLKDVPDCVTVAGVPAKVVGTGGCSKPASQMDQGFEAVGE, encoded by the coding sequence ATGGCCCAGCCTCGCCCCCAAATCGCCCAATGCGACCCACTTTGGCAGCAACTGCGCGCCGAGGCCGAAAAGGCTGTGGCGGGCGAGCCGATTCTGGGCAGCATCATTCACGCGGGTATTTTGTATCAGCAAAGCTTCGAGCGGGCGCTGGCGTATCGCATTTCGATGAAGCTGGGCAATGCCGAGATCTCCGCCCAAGCCCTGCGCGAGATCGCCGACGAGGCGATTACCGCCGACCCCAGCATCGCGCAGGCCGCGCGGGCCGATATGCAGGCGGTTTTCGACCGCGACCCCGCCTGCCACAGCCTGTTACAGCCGCTGCTGTTTTTTAAAGGCTATCTGGCGATTCAAAGCTATCGTATCGCGCATTGGCTGTGGGATCAGGGCCGCCACGAGCTGGCCTATCTGATCCAGCTGCGCATGAGCGAGGTCTTCACCGTCGATATCCACCCCGCCGCGCGGATAGGGCGCGGCTTGATGATTGACCACGGTCACAGCATCGTCATTGGCGAGACGGCGGTTGTGGGCGATGACGTGTCGATGCTGCATGACGTGACGCTGGGCGGTACTGGCAAGCACGACGGCGACCGCCACCCAAAGATCGGCAACGGGGTTCTGATCGGGGCGGGCGCGCGGGTTTTGGGGAATATCCACGTCGGTGATTACTCACGGATCGCAGCAGGCTCGATGGTGCTTAAAGATGTGCCCGATTGTGTGACCGTGGCGGGGGTCCCGGCCAAAGTCGTGGGCACAGGGGGCTGTTCAAAGCCTGCCTCGCAGATGGATCAGGGGTTCGAGGCGGTCGGGGAATGA
- a CDS encoding paraquat-inducible protein A encodes MKYLKIANLSLLVLFPISWFVPLLYTGLFKPITFRWPNRTLFELSEVTIVSGLSSLWSSSPGLALIVTAAAIFFPILKILGIAMVQFGLMDAKLAPLMSWIGKFAMADIFLLSLYVLIFKGMGVGEVRVGWGMYLFTFCVVASIVISALTEKLLKAKAA; translated from the coding sequence TTGAAATATCTTAAAATAGCTAATCTGTCGTTGTTGGTGCTATTCCCGATTTCGTGGTTTGTACCGCTGCTCTACACAGGGTTATTCAAGCCGATTACCTTCCGATGGCCTAATCGAACCTTGTTCGAGCTAAGTGAAGTGACCATCGTTTCCGGATTGTCTTCGCTGTGGTCATCCTCGCCGGGATTGGCTTTGATTGTGACAGCCGCTGCAATTTTCTTCCCCATACTAAAGATTTTGGGGATCGCCATGGTGCAGTTTGGTCTGATGGACGCAAAGCTGGCGCCCTTAATGTCTTGGATCGGCAAGTTCGCAATGGCCGATATTTTTCTGCTATCGCTCTATGTGCTGATTTTTAAGGGTATGGGTGTGGGTGAAGTGCGCGTCGGGTGGGGAATGTATCTATTTACGTTCTGCGTTGTAGCGTCGATTGTTATTTCCGCACTGACGGAAAAGCTTTTAAAGGCGAAAGCGGCTTGA